In the Chitinivibrionales bacterium genome, one interval contains:
- the recQ gene encoding DNA helicase RecQ — protein MLHTLKSVFGFDTFRPYQREIVEAIVSGRDCFSVMPTGGGKSLCFQMPSLMMNGTCLVISPLIALMKDQVDAARTNGIRAACINSAQSDQERIQVFGDLYNGAIDLLYISPERFTMDTFLNNLSHVPLCMAAVDEAHCISDWGHDFRPEYLYLSEIIKRFPEVPVAAFTATATHRVQNDIITRLGLRNPLTVRASFNRPNLYYRTEQKSDIEKQIAEYIINTQAGSGIVYRTTRNNVESTAEYLCKCGIRAIPYHAGLDNEIRQRNQEAFNRDEVDVVVATIAFGMGIDKPNVRFVIHGDLPKNMESYYQETGRAGRDGDKAECVLFFGWGDVPKIRYFIDKIEDTTERRRLGASLNEMVTYAQNRTICRRKKILAYFGEMAESDKCDACDICESSVLLHDATGDARLIIKIIHQTHERFGILHIIDIIRGANTKRIREQGHNELEFYGKGKEKPKKYWQGLIDEMIGQDILDRTAGNYPVVTLCVDAFRILRNERSLKTALKAETPKNAAPNARTGKPSRPVKASGGDIVLFDRLRALRRHLASEKGVPPYIIFSDRTLHDMCARMPSSLGAMSMVNGVGDVKLEMYGTIFLKEIKAHIA, from the coding sequence ATTCAGGCCCTATCAGCGTGAGATTGTCGAAGCGATCGTTTCGGGACGCGACTGCTTTTCGGTCATGCCCACCGGTGGCGGCAAATCGCTCTGCTTCCAGATGCCCTCATTGATGATGAACGGAACCTGCCTTGTTATCAGCCCGCTTATTGCTCTGATGAAAGATCAGGTGGATGCCGCGCGCACCAACGGAATCAGGGCCGCCTGTATCAATTCGGCACAAAGTGACCAGGAACGCATCCAGGTTTTCGGCGATCTTTACAATGGAGCTATTGATCTCCTTTATATTTCGCCCGAACGTTTCACCATGGATACCTTTCTGAATAATCTCTCGCACGTCCCCCTATGCATGGCTGCGGTCGATGAAGCCCATTGCATTTCCGACTGGGGTCACGATTTCAGGCCTGAGTATTTGTACTTATCCGAAATTATCAAACGATTTCCCGAAGTACCGGTTGCCGCATTCACGGCAACGGCAACCCACCGGGTCCAGAATGATATTATCACACGGCTGGGACTCCGTAATCCACTTACTGTACGAGCATCCTTCAACCGTCCAAACCTTTACTACCGGACAGAACAGAAATCGGATATCGAAAAGCAGATTGCCGAGTATATTATCAATACACAGGCCGGAAGCGGCATTGTGTATCGTACAACGCGCAACAATGTCGAATCCACTGCCGAATATCTCTGCAAATGCGGCATCCGGGCGATCCCCTATCATGCCGGTCTCGACAATGAAATACGGCAACGAAATCAGGAGGCCTTTAATCGTGATGAAGTCGATGTGGTCGTGGCGACGATCGCCTTCGGTATGGGAATCGACAAACCCAATGTCCGGTTTGTCATCCACGGCGATCTTCCCAAGAACATGGAATCGTACTACCAGGAGACCGGCCGTGCCGGAAGAGACGGCGATAAGGCGGAATGCGTGCTCTTTTTCGGATGGGGCGATGTCCCTAAAATCCGGTATTTTATCGACAAAATCGAAGACACAACAGAGCGCCGACGGCTGGGGGCATCGCTGAATGAAATGGTCACCTATGCCCAGAACCGGACCATATGCCGCCGAAAAAAGATCCTCGCCTATTTTGGCGAAATGGCTGAAAGTGACAAATGCGATGCCTGCGACATTTGTGAATCAAGTGTCCTTCTGCACGATGCCACCGGTGATGCACGTTTGATAATCAAAATAATCCACCAAACACACGAGCGGTTCGGTATCCTGCATATTATCGATATTATCCGGGGCGCCAATACAAAACGTATCCGGGAACAGGGCCATAATGAACTCGAATTTTACGGCAAAGGCAAGGAAAAACCCAAGAAATACTGGCAGGGACTTATTGACGAAATGATCGGACAGGATATCCTCGACCGCACCGCTGGAAATTATCCTGTTGTTACCCTTTGCGTTGATGCATTCCGCATTCTTCGCAACGAGCGCTCATTGAAAACGGCGCTCAAAGCTGAAACACCGAAAAATGCCGCGCCTAACGCCAGGACCGGAAAGCCATCTCGCCCTGTAAAAGCCTCAGGCGGGGATATCGTGCTTTTCGATCGTTTGCGTGCCCTTCGCCGCCACCTGGCAAGCGAAAAGGGAGTTCCGCCCTATATCATCTTTTCCGACAGAACTCTTCACGACATGTGCGCCAGGATGCCATCTTCATTAGGGGCGATGAGCATGGTCAACGGTGTCGGTGATGTAAAGCTTGAGATGTATGGAACGATCTTTTTGAAAGAAATCAAAGCCCATATTGCTTGA